The proteins below are encoded in one region of Streptomyces marianii:
- a CDS encoding DHA2 family efflux MFS transporter permease subunit, with translation MLTVVATALGVFLVALDVLIANVALPDIQRNFGVGESGLQWVVTAYSIGMSVFVMAAATFADRFGRRLVYVVGISVFTVCSVAAGLAPDLGVMAVARAVQGVAAAAVIVSSLALVSSAFPDKGDRAKAIGLWTGVATIASPLGPTLGGFLTEAVSWRAVFLINVPVGVLALALTFGYVGESRAEQTRGFDWGGQMLFAVSVGALAYAFIQGQNLGWTSPLVLALLAVGVAGFAVFGRYEYGSPNPMMDVRLFGNRTYTVAIVTAFSAFFGVYGMLLVVTQYFQNVEDYSPELAGLLILPFAFTLMVLSPVAGRLVARFEALPIARIGQPLLVVGLAIIAVSMPVSVYLVAAGLFVTGAGTALLVIPITSLAVGSVPPDRAGMASGIFNAQRAIGSTFGFAVLGTILAVWLGGTLDAALREAVPESRARQAVTDRIIQEANPYAYVAEVGPGRPLPAPTPGQREAIVTAAKEDFIRASQLSVAVGAAFCTVTAVLFWTLARSSTTGQKPDDAPA, from the coding sequence ATGCTGACGGTCGTCGCGACGGCGCTGGGTGTCTTCCTGGTGGCCCTCGACGTGCTGATCGCGAACGTGGCCCTGCCCGACATCCAGCGGAACTTTGGTGTGGGCGAGTCCGGCCTGCAGTGGGTGGTCACGGCGTACTCCATCGGCATGTCCGTGTTCGTCATGGCCGCCGCCACCTTCGCCGACCGCTTCGGGCGCCGTCTCGTCTACGTCGTGGGGATCTCGGTTTTCACCGTCTGCTCCGTGGCTGCCGGCCTGGCTCCGGACCTCGGAGTCATGGCGGTCGCCCGAGCTGTTCAGGGCGTTGCCGCAGCGGCGGTGATCGTGAGCTCGCTGGCCCTGGTGAGCTCTGCCTTCCCTGACAAGGGCGACCGGGCAAAGGCCATTGGGCTGTGGACCGGTGTGGCCACCATCGCCTCACCTCTGGGGCCCACGCTCGGTGGCTTCCTCACCGAGGCCGTCAGCTGGCGGGCTGTCTTCCTGATCAATGTCCCTGTCGGCGTGCTGGCACTCGCCCTGACCTTCGGATACGTCGGCGAGTCCCGTGCGGAGCAGACCCGTGGCTTCGACTGGGGCGGGCAGATGCTGTTCGCCGTGTCCGTCGGTGCACTGGCATACGCTTTCATCCAGGGCCAGAACCTCGGCTGGACGTCGCCTCTTGTCCTGGCGTTGCTGGCCGTCGGCGTGGCCGGGTTTGCAGTCTTCGGTCGGTACGAGTACGGGTCGCCGAACCCGATGATGGACGTGAGGCTGTTCGGAAACCGCACCTACACCGTGGCCATCGTCACGGCCTTCTCCGCGTTCTTCGGCGTGTACGGCATGCTGCTGGTCGTCACGCAGTACTTCCAGAACGTCGAGGACTATTCGCCTGAACTGGCCGGGCTGCTGATTCTCCCGTTCGCTTTCACCCTCATGGTGTTGTCGCCGGTCGCGGGCCGACTGGTCGCACGGTTCGAGGCTCTGCCAATCGCCAGAATCGGTCAACCCCTGCTGGTCGTGGGGCTGGCCATCATCGCTGTGAGCATGCCGGTCTCGGTGTACCTGGTCGCAGCAGGCTTGTTCGTCACAGGCGCAGGCACCGCTCTGCTCGTCATTCCGATCACCTCTCTGGCCGTGGGATCGGTCCCGCCGGACAGGGCCGGAATGGCCTCCGGCATCTTCAATGCCCAGCGGGCCATCGGTTCAACGTTCGGCTTCGCGGTCCTCGGCACCATCCTCGCGGTCTGGCTGGGAGGCACCCTCGACGCCGCACTGCGGGAGGCGGTACCAGAGTCACGGGCGCGTCAGGCGGTCACCGACCGCATCATCCAAGAGGCCAACCCGTACGCGTACGTCGCCGAGGTCGGACCAGGCAGGCCGCTTCCCGCACCCACTCCCGGCCAGCGCGAGGCCATCGTGACGGCGGCCAAAGAGGACTTCATCCGAGCCAGTCAGTTGAGCGTCGCCGTCGGCGCGGCATTCTGCACCGTCACCGCAGTGTTGTTCTGGACCCTTGCGCGTAGTTCCACCACTGGCCAGAAACCCGACGACGCCCCCGCGTGA
- a CDS encoding cation:proton antiporter regulatory subunit, with the protein MDVNEVLLPGVGLRYEFVNHEGDRIGVVAQRSGDFELVVYPGDDPDEAHPILRLTSQEADTLAEILGAPRIAERFADLTREVPGLSAGQVEVRPGSPFADRALGDTRARTRTGASIVAIVRGEDVIASPGPGQTLRAGDILVVIGTREGIAGVQRIVQG; encoded by the coding sequence ATGGACGTCAACGAGGTGCTGCTGCCCGGCGTGGGGCTGCGCTACGAATTCGTCAACCACGAGGGTGACCGGATCGGGGTCGTCGCCCAGCGCTCGGGTGACTTCGAGCTGGTGGTGTACCCCGGCGACGATCCGGACGAGGCTCACCCGATCCTCCGGCTCACCAGCCAGGAGGCCGACACTCTCGCCGAGATCCTCGGGGCCCCGCGCATCGCCGAGCGGTTCGCCGATCTGACCCGTGAGGTGCCCGGTCTGAGCGCGGGTCAGGTCGAGGTGCGTCCCGGCAGCCCGTTCGCCGACCGGGCCCTGGGGGACACCAGGGCCCGGACCCGCACCGGTGCCTCGATCGTGGCCATCGTCCGCGGCGAGGACGTGATCGCCTCCCCCGGACCGGGCCAGACCCTGCGGGCCGGGGACATCCTGGTGGTGATCGGCACCCGCGAGGGCATCGCCGGAGTCCAGCGCATCGTCCAGGGCTGA
- a CDS encoding universal stress protein — protein sequence MSDPVIVGVDGSASSIVAVEVAAREAHLRGVGLRIVHAFGQASGHRPVGAPPWNAADHGLEPMVRGALARAEERAYTIAPDIEITRSVVAGEALEVLEIESRSASLAVVGSRGLGSFSGLLLGSTAVHLAAHGQCPLMVVRGRPDPAGAVILAVDGSTAGEAAVEFAFAEAALRKAPLVALHVWNTFSERAYEGPGDPLTAVVADADRVREAEQHLLDETVASWQKVHPQVVVERCLVRSRIRPALIDASRGAQLVVTGARGRGGFTGLLLGSVSQALLHHAHCPVTVVRGRE from the coding sequence GTGAGTGATCCCGTGATCGTGGGCGTGGACGGTTCCGCCTCCAGCATCGTCGCGGTCGAGGTCGCCGCGCGTGAGGCGCATCTGCGCGGGGTGGGGCTGCGGATCGTGCACGCCTTCGGGCAGGCGTCCGGACATCGGCCGGTCGGCGCGCCACCGTGGAACGCCGCCGACCACGGCCTGGAGCCGATGGTGCGGGGTGCGCTGGCCCGCGCAGAGGAACGGGCGTACACGATCGCGCCGGACATCGAGATCACCCGGTCGGTGGTGGCCGGGGAGGCGCTTGAGGTGCTGGAGATCGAGTCACGGTCGGCGTCGCTGGCGGTGGTCGGCAGCCGGGGCCTGGGCAGTTTCTCCGGGCTGCTGCTGGGCTCGACGGCGGTACATCTGGCCGCCCACGGCCAATGCCCGCTGATGGTGGTGCGGGGCCGCCCCGATCCGGCCGGTGCGGTGATCCTGGCCGTGGACGGCTCCACGGCCGGCGAGGCGGCAGTGGAGTTCGCGTTCGCCGAGGCGGCACTGCGCAAGGCGCCGCTGGTCGCCCTCCATGTGTGGAACACCTTCAGCGAGCGCGCCTACGAAGGCCCCGGCGACCCCCTCACCGCCGTGGTGGCAGACGCCGACCGTGTCCGCGAGGCCGAGCAGCACCTGCTGGACGAGACGGTGGCCTCCTGGCAGAAGGTCCATCCCCAGGTCGTGGTCGAGCGGTGTCTGGTGCGTTCCCGGATCCGCCCGGCCCTGATCGACGCCAGTCGCGGCGCCCAGCTGGTGGTGACCGGAGCCCGGGGCCGGGGCGGCTTCACCGGCCTGCTGCTCGGCTCCGTCAGCCAAGCCCTGCTGCACCACGCCCACTGCCCCGTCACCGTCGTCCGCGGCAGGGAGTGA
- a CDS encoding transposase, protein MPAVRLTRAPPEPEVMCRFLDRLAGHFDRKVHLVVDGHSAHRSKKAREWPADHPDDVELHFLPPYSPELNFDELVTPTANRACPGGTEPEIKPNSPPKPAASSADTSVSHTSSAAPSAARTSVTSSTRTP, encoded by the coding sequence GTGCCGGCAGTCCGCCTGACGCGCGCCCCGCCGGAACCCGAGGTGATGTGCCGCTTCCTGGACCGCCTCGCCGGCCACTTCGACCGCAAGGTCCACCTCGTGGTCGACGGGCACTCCGCCCACCGTTCCAAGAAGGCCCGGGAGTGGCCGGCCGACCATCCCGACGACGTCGAGCTGCACTTCCTGCCGCCGTACTCACCGGAACTCAACTTCGACGAGCTGGTCACGCCGACCGCAAACAGAGCCTGCCCAGGCGGCACCGAGCCCGAGATCAAGCCGAACTCGCCGCCGAAACCCGCCGCTTCTTCCGCAGACACCAGCGTCAGCCACACATCGTCTGCTGCTCCTTCGGCGGCCCGCACGTCCGTCACATCCTCGACGAGAACCCCATGA
- a CDS encoding AMP-binding protein produces the protein MRVVPPLARNPTTPPREASQGNFNTVLALSSPSFGMSFVEFLGTTAAGGTVVVPSPDRAKDPRHWAESAVRHGVTVWNSAPALTRRRRSCSVDRADRGRSSTATNTSAGVTPPSSAGRAMPTTIQAPEPKRPRDEMAESRAGGARPVRYVRAPRIRHAAASQQRYWMHGHDDHRTPRRGAAAPLPQPAARALAGAGRPRRGRR, from the coding sequence TTGCGCGTAGTTCCACCACTGGCCAGAAACCCGACGACGCCCCCGCGTGAAGCTTCCCAGGGAAACTTCAACACGGTCCTGGCCCTTTCGTCGCCCAGCTTCGGCATGTCCTTCGTCGAGTTCCTCGGCACCACCGCGGCGGGCGGCACCGTGGTCGTTCCCTCGCCGGACCGGGCCAAGGACCCTCGGCACTGGGCGGAGTCGGCGGTCCGGCACGGGGTCACGGTGTGGAACTCGGCCCCGGCCCTCACGCGCCGGCGTCGATCATGCTCCGTCGACCGAGCGGACCGAGGTCGGAGCTCGACCGCAACGAACACGAGTGCGGGCGTGACACCGCCCAGCAGCGCCGGCAGGGCGATGCCGACCACGATCCAGGCCCCGGAGCCAAAGCGCCCACGGGATGAGATGGCCGAGAGCAGGGCAGGCGGTGCCCGACCCGTGCGGTACGTCAGGGCGCCCCGTATCCGCCATGCCGCCGCCTCCCAGCAGCGATACTGGATGCATGGACACGACGATCACCGCACCCCGCGCCGAGGTGCTGCGGCACCGCTACCGCAGCCGGCTGCCCGAGCGCTTGCAGGAGCTGGCCGGCCCCGTCGAGGGCGACGTTGA
- the panD gene encoding aspartate 1-decarboxylase — MLRTLFKSKIHRATVTQADLHYVGSVTVDAELMEAADLLPGELVHIVDIDNGARLETYVIEGERGSGVIGINGAAAHLVHPGDLVILISYAQVEDAEARSLVPRVVHVDGRNRIVELGSDPSRPVPGSDTESSPHAVPAPVARY, encoded by the coding sequence GTGCTGCGTACTCTGTTCAAGTCCAAGATCCACCGGGCCACCGTGACCCAGGCCGACCTGCACTACGTCGGCTCCGTCACCGTCGATGCCGAGCTGATGGAAGCAGCCGACCTGCTTCCCGGCGAGCTCGTCCACATCGTCGACATCGACAACGGCGCCCGGCTGGAGACGTACGTGATCGAAGGGGAGCGCGGCTCGGGCGTCATCGGGATCAACGGCGCCGCCGCCCATCTCGTGCACCCCGGTGACCTGGTCATCCTCATCAGCTACGCACAGGTCGAGGACGCCGAGGCGAGGTCGCTGGTGCCCCGCGTCGTCCATGTCGACGGGCGGAACCGCATCGTCGAGCTGGGCTCGGACCCGTCCCGGCCGGTCCCCGGGAGCGACACGGAGAGCAGCCCGCACGCCGTGCCGGCTCCCGTGGCCCGATACTGA
- the gndA gene encoding NADP-dependent phosphogluconate dehydrogenase, giving the protein MSGTAQIGVTGLAVMGRNLARNFARNGYTVALHNRTNARTRELVESFGDEGSFVPTESAEEFVAALERPRRLMIMVKAGAPTDAVIEEFAPLLEPGDQIIDGGNAHFEDTRRRERELRERGIHFVGVGVSGGEEGALHGPSIMPGGSPESYDTLGPMLERIAAKAPDGTPCTTHIGPDGAGHFVKMVHNGIEYADMQLIAEAYHLLRSVAGYSPEKIAETFREWNTGRLDSYLIEITAEVLAHTDPVTGKPFVDVVADRAEQKGTGRWTVQIALDLGVPVSGIAEAVFARSLSGHIDLREASQSLPGPTPQPLDEADAARFAAQVEQALYASKIVSYTQGFHQIRAGGDTYDWNIDLGSVAAIWRAGCIIRAAFLDRIRTAFDARADLPSLLSDKQFAEEIGAAQDDWRAVVATAARQGVPTPGFSAALAYYDALRARRLPAALTQAQRDFFGAHTYRRTDREGSFHTLWGGDRSEVGTG; this is encoded by the coding sequence ATGAGTGGTACCGCCCAGATCGGCGTCACCGGGCTCGCGGTGATGGGCCGCAATCTCGCCCGCAATTTCGCGCGCAACGGCTACACGGTCGCCCTGCACAACCGGACCAACGCCCGCACCCGCGAACTCGTCGAGTCGTTCGGCGACGAAGGGTCCTTCGTCCCCACCGAGTCCGCCGAGGAGTTCGTCGCCGCGCTGGAGCGGCCCCGGCGACTCATGATCATGGTCAAGGCGGGTGCCCCGACGGACGCGGTGATCGAGGAGTTCGCCCCGCTGCTGGAGCCCGGCGACCAGATCATCGACGGCGGCAACGCGCACTTCGAGGACACCCGCAGGCGTGAGCGCGAACTGCGCGAGCGCGGTATCCACTTCGTGGGCGTGGGCGTCTCCGGCGGTGAGGAGGGCGCGCTGCACGGCCCGAGCATCATGCCGGGCGGTTCCCCGGAGTCGTACGACACGCTCGGCCCGATGCTGGAGAGGATCGCCGCGAAGGCCCCGGACGGCACGCCCTGCACCACGCACATCGGCCCCGACGGCGCGGGCCACTTCGTGAAGATGGTGCACAACGGCATCGAGTACGCCGACATGCAGCTGATCGCCGAGGCGTACCACCTGTTGCGGTCGGTCGCCGGGTACTCACCGGAGAAGATCGCCGAGACCTTCCGCGAGTGGAACACGGGCCGGCTCGACTCGTACCTGATCGAGATCACCGCCGAGGTGCTGGCCCACACGGACCCGGTGACCGGGAAGCCGTTCGTCGACGTGGTCGCCGACCGGGCGGAGCAGAAGGGCACCGGCCGCTGGACCGTGCAGATCGCCCTCGACCTGGGCGTACCGGTGTCGGGCATCGCGGAGGCCGTCTTCGCCCGTTCGCTGTCCGGGCACATCGATCTGCGCGAGGCCTCTCAGTCGCTGCCGGGACCGACGCCCCAGCCGCTGGACGAGGCGGACGCCGCCCGCTTCGCGGCGCAGGTCGAGCAGGCGCTCTACGCGTCGAAGATCGTGTCGTACACGCAGGGCTTCCACCAGATCCGGGCCGGCGGCGACACCTACGACTGGAACATCGACCTGGGCTCGGTGGCGGCGATCTGGCGGGCGGGGTGCATCATCCGCGCGGCCTTCCTGGACCGGATCCGGACGGCGTTCGACGCGCGGGCCGACCTGCCCAGCCTGCTGTCGGACAAGCAGTTCGCCGAGGAGATCGGCGCGGCCCAGGACGACTGGCGCGCGGTGGTGGCCACCGCGGCACGCCAGGGTGTGCCGACGCCGGGCTTCTCCGCGGCGCTCGCGTACTACGACGCGCTGCGCGCACGCCGGCTGCCGGCGGCGCTCACCCAGGCACAGCGGGACTTCTTCGGCGCGCACACCTACCGGCGCACCGACCGTGAGGGGTCGTTCCACACCCTCTGGGGCGGCGACCGGTCGGAGGTGGGCACCGGCTGA
- a CDS encoding cation-translocating P-type ATPase, which produces MLPATGLTTADAEQRAAAWGANALAEPVRRPQWLRVLDQFRSWLIGILLVAAVVAGIIGQIKDALVITVVLLINATIGYLQERRAERSLEALRQMLVPIARVRRDGQVKEIPAGTLVPGDVVLLEAGDRVPADGRLVVAESVEAGEAALTGESQPVAKTTAPTEADGAEPVPVAERTGMLFMNTALTRGRAEMIVTATGMRTEVGAIAEALRTGAEPPSPLQVQMDSLGRRLALVSGIAVAAYALVALLRGEELADLALRAVALAVAAIPEGLPAVLALTLALGVHRMARRGAIVKLLASVEALGSATVVCSDKTGTLTLNEMTTRALWAAGRAYEVTGEGYGTEGNVRPVDERHGRDPHDAALHDEAKRDVTPHDAPPPALCDAVLPFALCNDARVTPAGVLGDPTEAALAVLAAKAGVDAGLRDRMPRTGEIPFDPAAKYMATFHTDAEDGRVRVHAKGAVDVLLERCTHVLIEQCRVPLDAERRREVTDAARRMGGQGLRVLGAATGTTDRSDPREVTGLTLTAIAGIADPPRPQAREAVALAQAAGITVKMITGDHADTAAAIARELGITGDVVSGTELARMSDQELADRIEDVGVFARVAPEHKVTVVRALSEKGHIVAMTGDGVNDAAALRAAHIGVAMGMAGTDVAKEAADMVLTDDDFSTIVRAVREGRSVYDNIVTFVRFQLSTNIGAILTLLATVLAGLPAPMSAIQLLWVNIIMDGPPAMALGIDPPQDNVMRRPPRPPGERILNARRLVAIARSGAVMAAGTLAVFVGARHLTDTETAATMAFTTFVLFQLCNALAARAEDGPVLGRHQLHNRALWICLATVLALQIIAVHVPMARGVFDTVPLSPAQWAICLATASTVLLTEHAWHAGRTRPGRPVDATRGH; this is translated from the coding sequence GTGCTCCCGGCCACGGGCCTGACCACGGCGGACGCCGAGCAGCGGGCCGCCGCCTGGGGCGCCAACGCACTGGCCGAACCGGTGCGCCGACCGCAGTGGCTGCGCGTGCTGGACCAGTTCCGCAGCTGGCTGATCGGCATCCTGCTCGTCGCAGCCGTCGTCGCCGGAATCATCGGCCAGATCAAGGACGCTCTCGTCATCACGGTCGTCCTGCTCATCAACGCCACCATCGGCTACCTGCAGGAACGCCGCGCCGAGCGCAGCCTGGAGGCCCTGCGCCAGATGCTGGTCCCCATCGCACGCGTGCGCCGCGACGGCCAGGTGAAGGAGATCCCGGCCGGCACCCTGGTGCCCGGCGACGTCGTCCTGCTGGAAGCCGGCGACCGTGTCCCGGCCGACGGGCGCCTGGTGGTCGCCGAGTCGGTCGAGGCGGGCGAGGCCGCGCTGACCGGAGAGTCCCAGCCCGTCGCCAAGACGACCGCGCCCACCGAGGCCGACGGTGCCGAGCCCGTACCCGTTGCCGAGCGCACCGGCATGCTCTTCATGAACACCGCGCTGACCCGCGGCCGCGCCGAGATGATCGTCACGGCCACCGGCATGCGCACCGAGGTCGGCGCGATCGCCGAGGCGTTGCGCACCGGCGCGGAACCGCCCAGCCCGCTCCAGGTCCAGATGGACAGCCTGGGCCGACGCCTGGCCCTGGTCAGCGGCATCGCCGTGGCCGCCTACGCGCTCGTGGCCCTCCTGCGCGGTGAGGAACTCGCCGACCTCGCACTGCGCGCGGTGGCCCTGGCCGTCGCCGCGATTCCCGAGGGTCTGCCGGCCGTTCTCGCGCTCACCCTGGCCCTGGGCGTCCACCGCATGGCCCGCCGCGGCGCCATCGTCAAACTCCTGGCCTCCGTCGAGGCACTCGGCTCGGCGACCGTGGTGTGCAGCGACAAGACCGGCACCCTGACCCTGAACGAGATGACCACCCGCGCCCTGTGGGCCGCCGGGCGTGCCTATGAGGTGACCGGGGAGGGATACGGCACCGAGGGCAACGTCCGCCCTGTGGACGAACGGCACGGCCGGGACCCGCACGATGCGGCCCTGCACGACGAGGCCAAGCGCGATGTGACCCCGCATGACGCGCCCCCGCCTGCCCTGTGCGACGCGGTGCTGCCCTTCGCGCTGTGCAACGACGCCCGCGTCACCCCGGCCGGCGTGTTAGGAGACCCCACCGAGGCCGCCCTGGCCGTACTCGCCGCCAAGGCCGGTGTCGACGCCGGGCTCCGCGACCGCATGCCGCGTACCGGTGAGATCCCCTTCGACCCGGCCGCCAAGTACATGGCCACCTTCCACACCGACGCGGAGGACGGTCGCGTCCGTGTCCACGCCAAGGGTGCCGTCGACGTCCTGCTGGAGCGCTGCACCCACGTCCTGATCGAACAGTGCCGCGTCCCCCTCGACGCCGAGCGCCGCCGTGAGGTCACCGACGCCGCCCGGCGGATGGGCGGTCAGGGCCTGCGGGTCCTCGGGGCAGCCACCGGCACCACGGACCGGTCGGACCCCCGGGAGGTGACGGGACTGACCCTGACCGCGATCGCGGGGATAGCCGACCCTCCGCGTCCTCAGGCCCGCGAAGCCGTCGCCCTGGCACAGGCCGCCGGCATCACCGTCAAGATGATCACCGGGGATCATGCCGACACCGCCGCCGCCATCGCCCGCGAACTCGGCATCACCGGCGACGTCGTCTCAGGCACAGAACTGGCCCGGATGAGCGACCAGGAACTCGCGGACCGCATCGAGGACGTCGGTGTCTTCGCCCGCGTCGCCCCCGAACACAAGGTGACCGTCGTCCGCGCGCTCTCCGAGAAGGGCCACATCGTGGCCATGACCGGAGACGGCGTCAACGACGCCGCCGCCCTGCGCGCCGCCCACATCGGCGTCGCGATGGGGATGGCCGGCACCGACGTGGCCAAAGAGGCGGCCGACATGGTCCTGACGGACGACGACTTCTCCACCATCGTCCGCGCGGTCCGCGAGGGCCGTTCCGTCTACGACAACATCGTCACGTTCGTCCGCTTCCAGCTGTCCACCAACATCGGCGCCATCCTCACCCTGCTCGCCACCGTGCTGGCCGGACTGCCCGCGCCCATGTCCGCGATCCAGCTGCTGTGGGTCAACATCATCATGGACGGACCGCCCGCCATGGCTCTGGGCATCGACCCGCCGCAGGACAACGTGATGCGGCGTCCGCCCCGCCCGCCCGGCGAGCGCATCCTGAACGCCCGCCGCCTGGTCGCCATCGCCCGCTCCGGCGCGGTCATGGCCGCAGGCACCCTGGCCGTCTTCGTCGGCGCCCGGCACCTCACCGACACCGAGACCGCCGCCACCATGGCCTTCACCACGTTCGTCCTCTTCCAACTGTGCAACGCCCTGGCCGCACGCGCCGAGGACGGCCCCGTCCTCGGCCGCCACCAGCTGCACAACCGCGCCTTGTGGATCTGCCTGGCCACCGTCCTGGCCCTCCAGATCATCGCCGTGCACGTGCCCATGGCCCGGGGAGTCTTCGACACCGTGCCGCTCAGCCCCGCCCAGTGGGCGATCTGCCTCGCCACGGCCTCCACCGTGCTGTTGACCGAGCACGCCTGGCACGCCGGCCGGACACGGCCCGGCCGCCCGGTGGACGCGACCCGCGGGCACTGA
- a CDS encoding cation:proton antiporter, whose amino-acid sequence MHTPIALLLELGIILAVLSLLGTVARRFALSPVPLYLLAGLALGDGGLAPVPAARDFVDTGAAIGVILLLLVLGLDFTVREFTVSLRRHRSSAVIDLVLNAAPGAVAGWLLGLDAGGILALAGATYVSSSGIVARLLGDLRRLGNRETPAVLSVLVVEDFVMAAYLPLLAVVASGGTWWQALLAVAAAMTAVTAAIAVSWRWSQHVGRILSHPDAEQVLLRVLGITLIVAALAEIIHVSAAVGAFLIGLALTGTAADRARAVLSPLRDLFAAVFFLALGLTVDPGDLLPMLPAAAALAVVTAATKVAAGWYAARREGAGRRGRLRAGTALIARGEFSVVIIGLAAPAQGRLAALVTTYVMLLAVCGPVLTRFAPTRQAAPRPPAPRDRAGGRPPHEVSAAGPLPAPPRPGSGRDAAGPD is encoded by the coding sequence GTGCACACGCCCATCGCCCTGCTGCTGGAACTGGGCATCATCCTGGCCGTGCTGAGCCTGCTCGGCACCGTCGCACGGCGTTTCGCCCTCTCTCCCGTACCGCTGTACCTGCTGGCCGGACTGGCCCTGGGCGACGGCGGGCTCGCTCCGGTTCCGGCCGCCCGGGACTTCGTCGACACCGGCGCCGCCATCGGTGTGATCCTGCTGCTCCTGGTCCTCGGTCTGGACTTCACCGTCCGGGAGTTCACCGTCAGCCTTCGCCGCCACCGTTCCTCCGCCGTCATCGACCTCGTCCTCAATGCCGCCCCGGGCGCCGTGGCCGGCTGGCTGCTCGGCCTGGACGCCGGCGGGATCCTGGCGCTCGCGGGCGCCACCTACGTCTCCTCCTCCGGGATCGTCGCCCGCCTGCTCGGCGACCTGCGCCGGCTGGGCAACCGGGAGACCCCCGCGGTGCTGTCCGTGCTGGTGGTGGAGGACTTCGTGATGGCCGCCTACCTGCCGCTGCTCGCCGTCGTCGCCTCCGGAGGCACCTGGTGGCAGGCGCTGCTCGCTGTCGCGGCCGCCATGACGGCCGTCACCGCGGCCATAGCCGTGTCCTGGCGCTGGAGCCAGCATGTCGGCCGTATCCTGTCCCACCCCGACGCCGAGCAGGTACTGCTCCGCGTTCTCGGCATCACCCTGATCGTGGCCGCGCTGGCCGAGATCATCCACGTCTCGGCCGCCGTCGGCGCTTTCCTGATCGGACTCGCGCTGACCGGGACCGCCGCCGACCGGGCACGGGCCGTGCTCAGCCCGCTGCGCGACCTGTTCGCCGCGGTGTTCTTCCTCGCCCTGGGTCTGACCGTCGATCCGGGCGACCTGCTGCCGATGCTGCCCGCCGCCGCGGCGCTGGCGGTGGTCACGGCCGCGACCAAGGTGGCCGCCGGCTGGTATGCCGCCCGACGCGAGGGCGCGGGCCGCCGCGGCCGGCTGCGGGCCGGAACCGCGCTCATCGCCCGCGGCGAGTTCTCCGTCGTCATCATCGGGCTGGCCGCCCCTGCACAGGGCCGCCTGGCGGCCCTGGTCACCACCTACGTGATGCTCCTCGCCGTCTGCGGCCCCGTCCTCACACGCTTCGCGCCCACCCGGCAAGCGGCCCCCCGCCCGCCCGCACCGCGGGACAGGGCAGGGGGCCGCCCACCGCACGAGGTCAGTGCCGCGGGTCCACTCCCCGCACCACCGCGACCGGGCAGTGGGCGTGATGCAGCAGGGCCTGACTGA
- a CDS encoding GNAT family N-acetyltransferase yields MADSELRDDREKGRLEAHEDGEFVGHIAYFTLDFRPAALVPVHTIVEPAHEGKGIGSTLVREFYAMAAREGVPVVPLCPYAAKWAQRHPDEAPVPSAELVKEAERQTKEHPGL; encoded by the coding sequence ATGGCTGACTCCGAACTCCGTGACGATCGTGAGAAGGGGCGGCTGGAGGCGCACGAGGACGGCGAGTTCGTCGGCCACATCGCGTACTTCACACTGGACTTCCGCCCTGCGGCGCTGGTTCCCGTGCACACGATCGTCGAGCCGGCGCACGAGGGCAAGGGCATCGGCAGCACCCTGGTGCGAGAGTTCTACGCGATGGCCGCCCGTGAGGGGGTGCCGGTCGTGCCGCTCTGCCCGTACGCCGCGAAGTGGGCGCAGCGGCACCCGGACGAGGCTCCCGTGCCGTCCGCCGAACTGGTCAAGGAGGCCGAGCGGCAGACGAAGGAGCACCCGGGGCTGTGA